A region of Vitis riparia cultivar Riparia Gloire de Montpellier isolate 1030 chromosome 1, EGFV_Vit.rip_1.0, whole genome shotgun sequence DNA encodes the following proteins:
- the LOC117906664 gene encoding LEAF RUST 10 DISEASE-RESISTANCE LOCUS RECEPTOR-LIKE PROTEIN KINASE-like 1.1 isoform X2 yields MLLLLNWGFRMGSVSFLVLFLLSHSVLLSSAEEERKQPPTCPPFDCEKLGRLHFPFKNETNSECGLCTIERCTEELPRIQLERGGRYFGVKNISQADTIVIQDDLLKEYLQRNIWNEKRLKLALGLGISAGSITILIICFFIIWQSHKREYAPTFLSRNTSSDPSSKSELEITGAYFGIPIFPYTELEEATNYFDPDREIGDGGFGTVYHGQLRDGREVAVKRLYENNYRRVEQFMNEVKILTRLRHRNLVSLYGCTSRHSRELLLVYEFIPNGTVADHLHGDRADSGLLTWPIRLSIAIETATALSYLHASDVVHRDVKTNNILLDNSFCVKVADFGLSRLFPTDVTHVSTAPQGTPGYVDPEYHQCYQLTDKSDVYSFGVVLIELISSLPAVDISRHRHEINLSNYAINKIQKCAFHELIDPHLGFNSDLAVNRMTTLVAELAFRCLQPDKEMRPSMDEVLEILKEIESDKHELENMDTAADSFGSSMRKPPSPSPDCDEVGLLKSVQLMPSPDTVIAQWPSRSTTPSASA; encoded by the exons ATGCTTTTATTGTTGAATTGGGGATTTCGCATGGGATCTGTTTCTTTTCTAGTTCTATTTCTTCTCTCTCACTCTGTGCTTCTTTCTTCTgctgaagaagaaaggaaacaGCCTCCAACTTGTCCACCCTTTGACTGTGAAAAACTGGGCCGACTTCACTTTCCcttcaaaaatgaaacaaactcAGAATGCGGATTGTGCACAATAGAACGATGTACTGAAGAGCTTCCACGGATCCAACTGGAAAGGGGCGGAAGATATTTTGGGGTGAAAAACATCTCTCAGGCTGATACCATTGTAATTCAAGATGATTTGCTTAAAGAGTACTTGCAACGCAACATAT GGAATGAAAAGCGACTGAAGCTAGCCCTAGGATTAG GTATCAGTGCTGGAAGCATTACCATCTTAATAATTTGTTTCTTTATCATCTGGCAGAGCCATAAGAGGGAGTATGCTCCAACTTTCCTCTCAAGGAACACTTCTTCAGATCCCTCTTCAAAATCAGAGTTGGAAATAACGGGGGCGTATTTTGGCATCCCCATTTTCCCCTACACTGAACTTGAAGAAGCCACTAATTATTTTGACCCTGATAGAGAAATTGGAGATGGAGGTTTTGGAACTGTATACCATG GACAACTGCGAGATGGGCGAGAGGTTGCTGTCAAGCGCCTATACGAGAACAATTACAGGCGGGTTGAACAGTTCATGAATGAAGTTAAAATCCTCACTCGTTTACGCCACCGGAATCTTGTCTCCCTTTACGGCTGCACCTCACGCCACAGCCGTGAACTCCTTCTGGTTTACGAATTTATTCCCAATGGCACAGTCGCTGATCATCTCCACGGGGATCGAGCAGATTCAGGCTTACTCACATGGCCTATCCGATTGAGTATTGCCATAGAAACTGCCACCGCATTAAGTTATCTCCATGCTTCTGATGTTGTACACCGGGACGTGAAAACTAACAACATTCTCCTAGACAATAGTTTCTGTGTTAAAGTCGCAGATTTCGGGCTTTCACGACTCTTCCCCACCGATGTTACTCATGTCTCAACCGCTCCACAAGGGACTCCCGGCTATGTTGATCCAGAATATCACCAATGTTACCAGCTTACAGATAAGAGCGATGTTTACAGCTTTGGGGTTGTCCTTATTGAACTCATATCATCACTGCCTGCTGTAGACATTAGTAGGCACAGGCATGAGATCAATTTGTCTAACTACGCTATAAACAAGATACAAAAATGTGCATTTCACGAGCTGATAGACCCGCATCTTGGATTCAATTCAGATCTTGCGGTTAATAGGATGACTACTCTGGTGGCAGAATTGGCCTTTCGCTGTCTGCAACCTGATAAGGAAATGAGGCCTTCCATGGATGAAGTcttggagattttgaaggaaattgAGAGTGACAAGCATGAATTGGAGAACATGGACACAGCAGCGGACAGTTTTGGATCTTCGATGCGTAAGCCGCCATCACCTTCACCAGATTGTGATGAAGTGGGGTTGTTGAAAAGTGTCCAGCTGATGCCATCACCAGATACTGTGATCGCTCAATGGCCCAGTAGGTCTACTACACCAAGCGCCAGTGCTTAA
- the LOC117914677 gene encoding LEAF RUST 10 DISEASE-RESISTANCE LOCUS RECEPTOR-LIKE PROTEIN KINASE-like 1.1 — protein MEGEEDCLVSVCMVPMLLLLNWGFRMGSVSFLVLFFLSHSVLLSSAEEERKHPPTCPPFDCEKLGRLHFPFKNETNSECGLCTIIRCTEELPRIQLEREGRFFGVKNISQADTIVIQDDLLKEHLQGGICELIDNLTRFRSPSVSFKPVPPLAELTLFKCHRNLNIVLTTDHTYTGCKDYIIHYNHPNHTSITPPLPHNQPNHTPTLPPPPPLDCSIIQYPINMSLGMDNLVALLTSDITLEVHPSRECWKCHSSGGQCLDDEGKFRCAHTGNDKRLKLALGLGISAGSITILIICFFIIWQSHKRKYAPIFLSRNTSSDPSSKSELEITGAYFGILIFPYTELEEATNYFDPDREIGDGGFGTVYHGQLRDGREVAVKRLYENNYRRVEQFMNEVQILTRLRHRNLVSLYGCTSRHSRELLLVYEFIPNGTVADHLHGDRADSGLLTWPIRLSIAIETATALCYLHASDVVHRDVKTNNILLDNSFCVKVADFGLSRLFPTDVTHVSTAPQGTPGYVDPEYHQCYQLTDKSDVYSFGVVLIELISSLPAVDISRHRHEINLSNYAINKIQKCAFHELIDPHLGFDSDLAVNRMTTLVAELAFRCLQPDKEMRPSMDEVLEILKEIESDKHELENMDTAADSVGSSMRKPPSPSPDCDEVGMLKSVQLMPSLDTVTAMAQ, from the exons ATGGAGGGAGAGGAGGATTGCCTTGTTTCTGTCTGTATGGTGCCAATGCTTTTGTTGTTGAATTGGGGATTTCGCATGGGCTCTGTTTCTTTTcttgttctattttttctctctcattctgTGCTTCTTTCCTCTgctgaagaagaaaggaaacaCCCTCCAACTTGTCCACCCTTTGACTGTGAAAAACTGGGCCGGCTTCACTTTCCcttcaaaaatgaaacaaactcAGAATGCGGATTGTGCACAATAATACGATGTACTGAAGAGCTTCCACGGATCCAACTGGAAAGGGAAGGAAGATTTTTTGGGGTGAAAAATATCTCTCAGGCTGATACCATAGTAATTCAAGATGATTTGCTTAAAGAGCACTTGCAAGGCGGCATATGTGAATTGATTGATAACTTAACTCGTTTCCGTTCTCCTTCTGTTTCTTTCAAACCAGTACCCCCTCTAGCCGAACTAACCCTGTTCAAATGCCACCGTAATCTCAATATTGTTCTTACCACAGATCATACCTATACCGGTTGTAAGGACTACATTATCCACTATAATCATCCAAATCATACTTCCATTACTCCACCTCTGCCTCATAATCAACCAAACCATACTCCCACtcttccacctccacctccactgGACTGTTCTATTATTCAGTATCCAATAAACATGAGTTTAGGAATGGACAACCTGGTTGCCCTGTTGACTTCTGATATCACTCTTGAAGTGCATCCGTCCCGTGAATGTTGGAAGTGTCACTCTAGTGGAGGCCAATGTCTAGATGACGAGGGAAAATTCCGGTGTGCACATACAG GGAATGACAAGCGACTGAAGCTAGCCCTAGGATTAG GTATCAGTGCCGGAAGCATTACCATCTTAATAATTTGTTTCTTTATCATCTGGCAGAGCCATAAGAGGAAGTATGCTCCAATTTTCCTCTCAAGGAACACATCTTCAGATCCCTCTTCAAAATCAGAGTTGGAAATAACGGGAGCGTATTTTGGCATCCTCATTTTTCCCTACACTGAACTTGAAGAAGCCACTAATTATTTTGACCCTGACAGAGAAATTGGAGATGGAGGTTTTGGAACTGTATACCATG GACAACTGCGAGATGGGCGAGAGGTTGCTGTCAAGCGCCTATACGAGAACAATTACAGGCGGGTTGAACAGTTCATGAATGAAGTTCAAATCCTCACTCGTTTGCGCCACCGGAATCTTGTCTCCCTTTACGGCTGCACCTCACGCCACAGCCGTGAACTCCTTCTGGTTTACGAATTTATTCCCAATGGCACAGTCGCTGATCATCTCCACGGGGATCGAGCAGATTCAGGCTTACTCACATGGCCTATCCGATTGAGTATTGCCATAGAAACTGCCACCGCATTATGTTATCTCCATGCTTCTGATGTTGTACACCGGGACGTGAAAACTAACAACATTCTCCTAGACAATAGTTTCTGTGTTAAAGTCGCAGATTTTGGGCTTTCACGACTCTTCCCCACCGATGTTACCCATGTCTCAACCGCTCCACAAGGGACTCCCGGCTATGTTGATCCAGAATATCACCAATGTTACCAGCTTACAGATAAGAGCGATGTTTACAGCTTTGGGGTTGTCCTTATTGAACTCATATCATCACTGCCTGCTGTAGACATTAGTAGGCACAGGCATGAGATCAATTTGTCTAACTACGCTATAAACAAGATACAAAAATGCGCATTTCACGAGCTGATAGACCCGCATCTTGGATTTGATTCAGATCTTGCGGTTAATAGGATGACTACTCTGGTGGCAGAATTGGCCTTTCGCTGCCTGCAACCTGATAAGGAAATGAGGCCTTCCATGGATGAAGTcttggagattttgaaggaaattgAGAGTGACAAGCATGAATTGGAGAACATGGACACAGCAGCGGACAGTGTTGGATCCTCGATGCGTAAGCCGCCATCACCTTCACCAGATTGTGATGAAGTGGGGATGTTGAAAAGTGTCCAGCTGATGCCATCACTAGATACTGTGACGGCAATGGCCCAGTAG
- the LOC117906664 gene encoding LEAF RUST 10 DISEASE-RESISTANCE LOCUS RECEPTOR-LIKE PROTEIN KINASE-like 1.1 isoform X1 — MLLLLNWGFRMGSVSFLVLFLLSHSVLLSSAEEERKQPPTCPPFDCEKLGRLHFPFKNETNSECGLCTIERCTEELPRIQLERGGRYFGVKNISQADTIVIQDDLLKEYLQRNICKFIDNLTSSLSPSVSFTPVPTLTATSSLSPSVSFAPVPTLTVLTLFKCHRNHNIDPITEYNYTRCHDFIIYYNQPNTSIPPPPPPPHCSIIQYPVNMNLDIADLFPLLTSDITLQVLVSPGCWRCHHRTGQCQDDGKGKFHCAHVKGNEKRLKLALGLGISAGSITILIICFFIIWQSHKREYAPTFLSRNTSSDPSSKSELEITGAYFGIPIFPYTELEEATNYFDPDREIGDGGFGTVYHGQLRDGREVAVKRLYENNYRRVEQFMNEVKILTRLRHRNLVSLYGCTSRHSRELLLVYEFIPNGTVADHLHGDRADSGLLTWPIRLSIAIETATALSYLHASDVVHRDVKTNNILLDNSFCVKVADFGLSRLFPTDVTHVSTAPQGTPGYVDPEYHQCYQLTDKSDVYSFGVVLIELISSLPAVDISRHRHEINLSNYAINKIQKCAFHELIDPHLGFNSDLAVNRMTTLVAELAFRCLQPDKEMRPSMDEVLEILKEIESDKHELENMDTAADSFGSSMRKPPSPSPDCDEVGLLKSVQLMPSPDTVIAQWPSRSTTPSASA, encoded by the exons ATGCTTTTATTGTTGAATTGGGGATTTCGCATGGGATCTGTTTCTTTTCTAGTTCTATTTCTTCTCTCTCACTCTGTGCTTCTTTCTTCTgctgaagaagaaaggaaacaGCCTCCAACTTGTCCACCCTTTGACTGTGAAAAACTGGGCCGACTTCACTTTCCcttcaaaaatgaaacaaactcAGAATGCGGATTGTGCACAATAGAACGATGTACTGAAGAGCTTCCACGGATCCAACTGGAAAGGGGCGGAAGATATTTTGGGGTGAAAAACATCTCTCAGGCTGATACCATTGTAATTCAAGATGATTTGCTTAAAGAGTACTTGCAACGCAACATATGTAAATTCATCGACAACTTAACTTCTTCCCTTTCTCCTTCTGTTTCTTTCACACCAGTACCCACTCTAACCGCAACTTCTTCCCTTTCTCCTTCCGTTTCTTTCGCACCAGTACCCACCCTAACTGTACTGACCCTGTTCAAATGCCACCGTAATCACAATATTGACCCTATTACAGAGTATAATTATACCAGATGTCATGACTTCATCATCTACTATAATCAACCAAATACTTCCAttcctccacctccacctccacctcacTGTTCAATTATCCAGTATCCAGTAAACATGAATTTAGATATCGCTGATCTGTTTCCCCTGTTGACTTCTGATATCACTCTTCAAGTGCTTGTGTCCCCAGGCTGTTGGCGTTGTCACCATCGAACAGGCCAATGCCAAGATGATGGAAAGGGAAAATTCCATTGTGCACATGTAAAAG GGAATGAAAAGCGACTGAAGCTAGCCCTAGGATTAG GTATCAGTGCTGGAAGCATTACCATCTTAATAATTTGTTTCTTTATCATCTGGCAGAGCCATAAGAGGGAGTATGCTCCAACTTTCCTCTCAAGGAACACTTCTTCAGATCCCTCTTCAAAATCAGAGTTGGAAATAACGGGGGCGTATTTTGGCATCCCCATTTTCCCCTACACTGAACTTGAAGAAGCCACTAATTATTTTGACCCTGATAGAGAAATTGGAGATGGAGGTTTTGGAACTGTATACCATG GACAACTGCGAGATGGGCGAGAGGTTGCTGTCAAGCGCCTATACGAGAACAATTACAGGCGGGTTGAACAGTTCATGAATGAAGTTAAAATCCTCACTCGTTTACGCCACCGGAATCTTGTCTCCCTTTACGGCTGCACCTCACGCCACAGCCGTGAACTCCTTCTGGTTTACGAATTTATTCCCAATGGCACAGTCGCTGATCATCTCCACGGGGATCGAGCAGATTCAGGCTTACTCACATGGCCTATCCGATTGAGTATTGCCATAGAAACTGCCACCGCATTAAGTTATCTCCATGCTTCTGATGTTGTACACCGGGACGTGAAAACTAACAACATTCTCCTAGACAATAGTTTCTGTGTTAAAGTCGCAGATTTCGGGCTTTCACGACTCTTCCCCACCGATGTTACTCATGTCTCAACCGCTCCACAAGGGACTCCCGGCTATGTTGATCCAGAATATCACCAATGTTACCAGCTTACAGATAAGAGCGATGTTTACAGCTTTGGGGTTGTCCTTATTGAACTCATATCATCACTGCCTGCTGTAGACATTAGTAGGCACAGGCATGAGATCAATTTGTCTAACTACGCTATAAACAAGATACAAAAATGTGCATTTCACGAGCTGATAGACCCGCATCTTGGATTCAATTCAGATCTTGCGGTTAATAGGATGACTACTCTGGTGGCAGAATTGGCCTTTCGCTGTCTGCAACCTGATAAGGAAATGAGGCCTTCCATGGATGAAGTcttggagattttgaaggaaattgAGAGTGACAAGCATGAATTGGAGAACATGGACACAGCAGCGGACAGTTTTGGATCTTCGATGCGTAAGCCGCCATCACCTTCACCAGATTGTGATGAAGTGGGGTTGTTGAAAAGTGTCCAGCTGATGCCATCACCAGATACTGTGATCGCTCAATGGCCCAGTAGGTCTACTACACCAAGCGCCAGTGCTTAA
- the LOC117906664 gene encoding LEAF RUST 10 DISEASE-RESISTANCE LOCUS RECEPTOR-LIKE PROTEIN KINASE-like 1.1 isoform X3, which yields MAEEMTCERYVHTPVDWEGRQYNQTVEAMDYMELLKNGFSLEWTGNEKRLKLALGLGISAGSITILIICFFIIWQSHKREYAPTFLSRNTSSDPSSKSELEITGAYFGIPIFPYTELEEATNYFDPDREIGDGGFGTVYHGQLRDGREVAVKRLYENNYRRVEQFMNEVKILTRLRHRNLVSLYGCTSRHSRELLLVYEFIPNGTVADHLHGDRADSGLLTWPIRLSIAIETATALSYLHASDVVHRDVKTNNILLDNSFCVKVADFGLSRLFPTDVTHVSTAPQGTPGYVDPEYHQCYQLTDKSDVYSFGVVLIELISSLPAVDISRHRHEINLSNYAINKIQKCAFHELIDPHLGFNSDLAVNRMTTLVAELAFRCLQPDKEMRPSMDEVLEILKEIESDKHELENMDTAADSFGSSMRKPPSPSPDCDEVGLLKSVQLMPSPDTVIAQWPSRSTTPSASA from the exons ATGGCTGAAGAGATGACCTGTGAGAGGTACGTGCACACACCAGTGGATTGGGAGGGAAGGCAGTATAATCAAACGGTGGAGGCTATGGACTACATGGAGTTATTGAAGAATGGATTTAGTCTTGAATGGACTG GGAATGAAAAGCGACTGAAGCTAGCCCTAGGATTAG GTATCAGTGCTGGAAGCATTACCATCTTAATAATTTGTTTCTTTATCATCTGGCAGAGCCATAAGAGGGAGTATGCTCCAACTTTCCTCTCAAGGAACACTTCTTCAGATCCCTCTTCAAAATCAGAGTTGGAAATAACGGGGGCGTATTTTGGCATCCCCATTTTCCCCTACACTGAACTTGAAGAAGCCACTAATTATTTTGACCCTGATAGAGAAATTGGAGATGGAGGTTTTGGAACTGTATACCATG GACAACTGCGAGATGGGCGAGAGGTTGCTGTCAAGCGCCTATACGAGAACAATTACAGGCGGGTTGAACAGTTCATGAATGAAGTTAAAATCCTCACTCGTTTACGCCACCGGAATCTTGTCTCCCTTTACGGCTGCACCTCACGCCACAGCCGTGAACTCCTTCTGGTTTACGAATTTATTCCCAATGGCACAGTCGCTGATCATCTCCACGGGGATCGAGCAGATTCAGGCTTACTCACATGGCCTATCCGATTGAGTATTGCCATAGAAACTGCCACCGCATTAAGTTATCTCCATGCTTCTGATGTTGTACACCGGGACGTGAAAACTAACAACATTCTCCTAGACAATAGTTTCTGTGTTAAAGTCGCAGATTTCGGGCTTTCACGACTCTTCCCCACCGATGTTACTCATGTCTCAACCGCTCCACAAGGGACTCCCGGCTATGTTGATCCAGAATATCACCAATGTTACCAGCTTACAGATAAGAGCGATGTTTACAGCTTTGGGGTTGTCCTTATTGAACTCATATCATCACTGCCTGCTGTAGACATTAGTAGGCACAGGCATGAGATCAATTTGTCTAACTACGCTATAAACAAGATACAAAAATGTGCATTTCACGAGCTGATAGACCCGCATCTTGGATTCAATTCAGATCTTGCGGTTAATAGGATGACTACTCTGGTGGCAGAATTGGCCTTTCGCTGTCTGCAACCTGATAAGGAAATGAGGCCTTCCATGGATGAAGTcttggagattttgaaggaaattgAGAGTGACAAGCATGAATTGGAGAACATGGACACAGCAGCGGACAGTTTTGGATCTTCGATGCGTAAGCCGCCATCACCTTCACCAGATTGTGATGAAGTGGGGTTGTTGAAAAGTGTCCAGCTGATGCCATCACCAGATACTGTGATCGCTCAATGGCCCAGTAGGTCTACTACACCAAGCGCCAGTGCTTAA
- the LOC117917673 gene encoding LEAF RUST 10 DISEASE-RESISTANCE LOCUS RECEPTOR-LIKE PROTEIN KINASE-like 1.1 isoform X3 encodes MGFVYFLVLFLLSLSVLLSFAEEERKHPPSTEEERKHPPEEEEWKHPPSCPRFDCEKLGWLHFPFNNETNSECGLCTVTRCTEELPWIQLERGGRYFGVKNISQAGTIVIQDQQLQGQLKRRRCDFINNITSSLSPSISFIPGLSPRGGQCQDDKKGKFKCAHVKGNEKRLKLALGLGISAGSITILIICFFIIWQCHKRKYAPTFLSRNTSSDPSSKSELEITGAYFGIPIFPYTELEEATNYFDPDREIGDGGFGTVYHGQLRDGREVAVKRLYENNYRRVEQFMNEVKILTRLRHRNLVSLYGCTSRHSRELLLVYEFIPNGTVADHLHGNRADSGLLTWPIRLSIAIETATALCYLHASDVVHRDVKTTNILLDNSFCVKVADFGLSRLFPTDVTHVSTAPQGTPGYVDPEYHQCYQLTDKSDVYSFGVVLIELISSLPAVDISRHRHEINLSNYAINKIQKCAFHELIDPHLGFDSDLAVNRMTTLVAELAFRCLQPDKEMRPSMDEVLEILKEIESDKHELENMDTAADSVGSSKRKPPSPSPDCDEVGLLKSVQLMPSPDTVIAQWPSRSTTPSASA; translated from the exons ATgggttttgtttattttcttgttctatttcttctctctctttctgtgcttctttcttttgctgaagaagaaaggaaacaCCCTCCTTCCACTGAAGAAGAAAGGAAGCACCCTcctgaagaagaagaatggaaaCACCCTCCAAGTTGTCCACGCTTCGACTGTGAAAAACTGGGCTGGCTTCATTTTCCCTTCAACAATGAAACAAACTCAGAATGCGGATTGTGCACGGTAACAAGATGTACTGAAGAGCTTCCATGGATCCAACTGGAAAGGGGAGGAAGATATTTTGGGGTGAAAAACATCTCTCAGGCTGGTACGATAGTAATTCAAGATCAGCAGCTTCAAGGGCAGTTGAAACGCCGCAGATGTGACTTCATCAACAACATAACTTCTTCCCTTTCTCCTTCCATTTCCTTCATACCC GGACTGTCGCCTAGAGGAGGCCAATGCCAAGAtgataaaaagggaaaattcaAGTGTGCACATGTAAAAG GGAATGAAAAGCGACTGAAGCTAGCCCTAGGATTAG GTATCAGTGCTGGAAGCATTACCATCTTAATAATTTGTTTCTTTATCATCTGGCAGTGCCATAAGAGGAAGTATGCTCCAACTTTCCTCTCAAGGAACACTTCTTCAGATCCCTCTTCAAAATCAGAGTTGGAAATAACGGGGGCGTATTTTGGCATCCCCATTTTTCCCTACACTGAACTTGAAGAAGCCACTAATTATTTTGACCCTGATAGAGAAATTGGAGATGGAGGTTTTGGAACTGTATACCATG GACAACTGCGAGATGGGCGAGAGGTTGCTGTCAAGCGCCTATACGAGAACAATTACAGGCGGGTTGAACAGTTCATGAATGAAGTTAAAATCCTCACTCGTTTGCGCCACCGGAATCTTGTCTCCCTTTACGGCTGCACCTCACGCCACAGCCGTGAACTCCTTCTGGTTTACGAATTTATTCCCAATGGAACAGTCGCTGATCATCTCCACGGGAATCGAGCAGATTCAGGCTTACTCACATGGCCTATCCGATTGAGTATTGCCATAGAAACTGCCACCGCATTATGTTATCTCCATGCTTCTGATGTTGTACACCGGGACGTGAAAACTACCAACATTCTCCTAGACAATAGTTTCTGTGTTAAAGTCGCAGATTTCGGGCTTTCACGACTCTTCCCCACCGATGTTACCCATGTCTCAACCGCTCCACAAGGGACTCCCGGCTATGTTGATCCAGAATATCACCAATGTTACCAGCTTACAGATAAGAGCGATGTTTACAGCTTTGGGGTTGTCCTTATTGAACTCATATCATCACTGCCTGCTGTAGACATTAGTAGGCACAGGCATGAGATCAATTTGTCTAACTACGCTATAAACAAGATACAAAAATGTGCATTTCACGAGCTGATAGACCCGCATCTTGGATTTGATTCAGATCTTGCGGTTAACAGGATGACTACTCTGGTGGCAGAATTGGCCTTTCGCTGTCTGCAACCTGATAAGGAAATGAGGCCTTCCATGGATGAAGTcttggagattttgaaggaaattgAGAGTGACAAGCATGAATTGGAGAACATGGACACAGCAGCGGACAGTGTTGGATCCTCGAAGCGTAAGCCGCCATCACCTTCACCAGATTGTGATGAAGTGGGGTTGTTGAAAAGTGTCCAGCTGATGCCATCACCAGATACTGTGATCGCTCAATGGCCCAGTAGGTCTACTACACCAAGCGCCAGTGCTTAA